Proteins co-encoded in one Kutzneria chonburiensis genomic window:
- a CDS encoding DUF1932 domain-containing protein, translated as MTVVTLLHPGAMGAAVGRQAVSAGATVLWVGTGRSEATRRRAAEAGLVERHDVGSALAESDVVLSICPPAFAEDVAREAAGFSGVYVEANAIAPERSQRIAALLPRARVVDGGIIGGPPQRPGTRLYLSGDATGVPELFDGTALDVVVLPGEVGVASALKIAYAAYQKTTWALAAVSHAFAAAHGVGDELLAEAERLKARPLLQVDAYPDMAARGWRWAPEMLEAAEALRAAGLPDGLARGSAETMRRWDPAKDRPDLPLKDVLDLLRIG; from the coding sequence ATGACCGTCGTCACCTTGCTGCACCCGGGCGCGATGGGCGCCGCTGTCGGCCGGCAGGCCGTGTCCGCCGGGGCGACCGTGCTCTGGGTCGGCACCGGCCGCTCCGAGGCCACCCGTCGCCGGGCGGCCGAGGCCGGGCTGGTCGAGCGGCACGATGTCGGCTCGGCGCTGGCGGAGTCCGATGTCGTGCTCTCGATCTGCCCGCCGGCCTTTGCCGAGGACGTCGCGCGGGAGGCCGCCGGCTTCAGCGGCGTCTATGTCGAGGCCAACGCCATCGCGCCGGAGCGGTCGCAGCGCATCGCGGCCTTGCTGCCTCGTGCACGGGTCGTGGACGGCGGCATCATCGGCGGGCCGCCGCAGCGTCCGGGGACGAGGCTGTACCTCTCCGGCGATGCCACCGGGGTGCCGGAGTTGTTCGACGGCACCGCCCTCGACGTCGTGGTTCTGCCCGGCGAGGTCGGCGTCGCCTCGGCGTTGAAGATCGCCTACGCCGCGTACCAGAAGACCACCTGGGCGCTGGCCGCCGTCTCCCACGCCTTCGCCGCCGCTCACGGTGTCGGCGACGAGCTGCTGGCCGAGGCCGAACGCCTCAAGGCCCGGCCGCTGCTCCAGGTCGACGCCTACCCCGACATGGCCGCCCGCGGCTGGCGCTGGGCCCCCGAGATGCTCGAAGCCGCTGAAGCCCTCCGCGCCGCCGGCCTGCCCGATGGCCTGGCCCGCGGCTCGGCTGAGACCATGCGCCGCTGGGACCCGGCCAAGGATCGCCCCGACCTGCCGCTGAAGGACGTGTTGGATCTGCTTCGAATTGGGTGA
- a CDS encoding class I SAM-dependent methyltransferase, with translation MPTPDKQRAVAESFGIDAARYDRNRPHYPDALITRIVADSPGRNLLDVGCGTGIAARQFQAAGCTVLGVEPDARMADFARASGVETEVSTFETWDGKGRRFDTVVSGTAWHWVDPVAGAAKAAGVLNPGGRLATFWHIFDLPEPIAAAFADVYRRVVPDAPFDFSTGQSMIDLYQAQFDRTADGMRQAGFDPSEDRRYAWERHYSRDEWLELLSTHGGMTPLTADQRSEILTGLAPALGEGFTLPYVTVSVSARLRPATG, from the coding sequence ATGCCCACTCCGGACAAGCAGCGTGCCGTGGCGGAGTCCTTCGGCATCGACGCCGCCAGATATGACCGCAACCGCCCCCACTATCCGGATGCCCTGATCACGCGAATCGTGGCCGACAGCCCCGGCAGGAACCTGCTCGACGTCGGCTGCGGCACCGGGATCGCCGCCCGGCAGTTCCAGGCTGCCGGCTGCACCGTGCTCGGCGTCGAGCCGGACGCCCGGATGGCCGACTTCGCCCGTGCGAGCGGCGTCGAGACCGAGGTGTCCACCTTCGAGACCTGGGACGGGAAAGGCCGTCGCTTCGACACCGTCGTCTCCGGCACCGCCTGGCACTGGGTCGACCCCGTCGCCGGCGCGGCCAAAGCCGCCGGGGTGCTCAACCCCGGCGGCCGGCTCGCCACGTTCTGGCACATCTTCGACCTGCCCGAGCCCATCGCCGCCGCCTTCGCCGACGTCTACCGGCGGGTGGTGCCCGACGCCCCGTTCGACTTCAGCACCGGCCAGTCGATGATCGACCTCTACCAGGCCCAGTTCGACCGCACCGCCGACGGCATGCGCCAGGCCGGCTTCGACCCGTCCGAGGACCGCCGCTACGCCTGGGAACGGCACTACAGCCGCGACGAATGGCTGGAGCTGCTGTCCACCCACGGCGGCATGACGCCGCTGACCGCCGACCAGCGTTCAGAGATCCTCACGGGCCTCGCCCCGGCTCTCGGCGAGGGCTTCACGCTGCCGTACGTGACGGTCTCGGTCAGCGCGCGACTGCGCCCAGCGACTGGATGA
- a CDS encoding TetR/AcrR family transcriptional regulator, with translation MPTGVHIQDARAQLFDAAERVLLREGPHALTSRAVTTEAGVAKGVLHRHFADFDGFLTELVLDRIARLPDLPAIAGRGAVADNLTEFLTSVFSSVAVGIVALITFRDDLRRHLRAARGPGIPLATEAAALVRAYLAAERDLGRLPASVDIDALGLTLIGGSHLLFADRQAESSADAVRRMVVTVLP, from the coding sequence GTGCCCACCGGGGTTCACATCCAGGACGCCCGCGCGCAGCTGTTCGACGCCGCCGAGCGGGTCCTGCTGCGCGAGGGCCCGCATGCCCTGACCAGCCGGGCCGTCACGACCGAGGCCGGCGTGGCCAAGGGGGTGCTGCACCGGCATTTCGCCGACTTCGACGGCTTTCTCACCGAGCTCGTGCTCGACCGCATCGCCCGGCTGCCCGACCTGCCGGCGATCGCCGGCCGCGGCGCCGTCGCCGACAATCTGACCGAGTTCCTGACCTCGGTGTTCTCCTCGGTCGCCGTTGGGATCGTCGCCCTGATCACCTTCCGTGACGACCTCCGCCGCCACCTGCGGGCCGCCCGTGGCCCCGGCATTCCCCTCGCCACCGAGGCCGCCGCCCTGGTCCGGGCCTACCTCGCCGCCGAACGCGACCTCGGCCGCCTCCCCGCCTCCGTCGACATCGACGCCCTGGGCCTCACCCTCATCGGCGGCTCCCACCTGCTGTTCGCCGACCGTCAGGCCGAGTCCTCCGCTGACGCCGTGCGGCGCATGGTCGTCACCGTGCTGCCCTGA
- a CDS encoding 2-keto-4-pentenoate hydratase, with product MLSADQRADAAARLAAAERDRVPIPPLTSLFPEIDVVDAYEIQLLNIGRRARPVLGHKVGLSSLVMQQMMGVDEPDYGHLLDDMALDERQTVPLKYCQPRVEVEVGFVLGEDLPGAGCTEDDVLRATSALAPAIELIDSRIADWKIGLADTIADNASSAGFVLGAARVPPGALDIRKIEATLRRNGEVVAEGRSDAVLGNPVTAVAWLARKVADFGVRLRAGNIVLPGSCTRAFDVHPGDRFQADFTGLGRVSLKFASTPSGEGVA from the coding sequence GTGCTCAGCGCTGACCAGCGTGCCGATGCGGCGGCCCGGCTGGCCGCCGCCGAACGGGATCGCGTGCCGATCCCGCCTCTGACCTCGCTGTTCCCGGAGATCGACGTCGTCGACGCGTACGAGATCCAGCTGCTCAACATCGGCCGCCGCGCCCGGCCCGTGCTCGGCCACAAGGTCGGGCTGTCGTCGCTGGTCATGCAGCAGATGATGGGCGTGGACGAGCCCGACTACGGGCACCTGCTCGACGACATGGCGCTCGACGAGCGGCAGACCGTGCCGCTGAAGTACTGCCAGCCGCGGGTCGAGGTCGAGGTCGGATTCGTACTGGGGGAAGACCTTCCGGGCGCCGGCTGCACCGAGGACGACGTGCTGCGGGCCACGTCCGCGCTGGCCCCGGCGATCGAGCTGATCGACAGCCGGATCGCCGACTGGAAGATCGGGTTGGCCGACACCATCGCCGACAACGCCTCCTCGGCCGGCTTCGTGCTCGGCGCGGCCCGCGTTCCGCCGGGGGCGCTGGACATCCGCAAGATCGAGGCCACCTTGCGCCGTAACGGGGAAGTCGTCGCCGAGGGCCGATCCGACGCCGTGCTGGGCAATCCCGTCACCGCCGTGGCCTGGCTGGCGCGTAAGGTCGCCGACTTCGGCGTTCGGCTGCGCGCCGGCAACATCGTGTTGCCGGGGTCGTGCACCCGGGCCTTCGACGTCCACCCGGGTGATCGTTTCCAGGCCGATTTCACCGGTCTTGGCCGGGTTTCGCTGAAATTCGCATCGACTCCCTCTGGGGAAGGAGTGGCATGA
- a CDS encoding GNAT family N-acetyltransferase, with amino-acid sequence MGTITIVEAMPRDADALTDLMHGSEAYQGEYASILDGYRVTASYVEQHPTFVAVSDGQILGFYGLITEPAQLDMLFVADAAQGLGIGARLVTHMLGQAADRGITSVRVVSHPPAVGFYRRVGARQVGTVPPRPPKVTWSRPDLVFDVPAGKTGA; translated from the coding sequence ATGGGGACCATCACCATCGTCGAGGCGATGCCGCGAGATGCCGACGCACTCACCGACCTGATGCACGGATCCGAGGCGTACCAGGGAGAGTATGCCTCGATCCTGGACGGATATCGGGTCACGGCGTCCTATGTGGAGCAACATCCGACCTTCGTCGCCGTGTCCGACGGGCAGATTCTGGGGTTCTACGGCCTGATCACCGAACCGGCCCAGCTGGACATGCTCTTCGTCGCCGATGCCGCGCAGGGTCTCGGCATCGGCGCGCGGCTGGTCACCCATATGCTCGGCCAGGCCGCCGACCGGGGCATCACCTCGGTACGGGTCGTCTCCCATCCGCCCGCCGTCGGCTTCTACCGCCGCGTCGGCGCTCGTCAGGTCGGCACCGTGCCGCCGCGACCGCCCAAGGTCACCTGGTCCCGTCCCGACCTGGTCTTCGATGTGCCGGCCGGTAAGACTGGGGCATGA
- a CDS encoding LLM class flavin-dependent oxidoreductase, with protein MRVGVFLPTVGRGGSPGDVVAYARHAEEHGLDAVWAGDQIVVGSGTPMLDAMIVLTTAAAVTERLRVGFGVLILPLRPVAAVAKQVSALQQLSGNRVLLGVGSGGTPHGVSSWQAVGVPQNDRGRLTDAALAVLPGLVTGKPTKLAHLPGTPTITLAPGSPMPPVIVGGAGRVAIRRTLEFGDAWFPSMVTPTSVAAVRQILHDGAEQRGRTPPGITTGVVASLGEGASSRQALVSSLANGFKMPLEQAESIPITGVGREAADRMATHFAAGAEELVVSFAGGDWFKQVELLAQARQSV; from the coding sequence GTGCGGGTCGGTGTGTTCCTGCCGACCGTGGGTCGGGGTGGCAGTCCGGGCGATGTCGTCGCGTATGCGCGGCACGCGGAGGAGCACGGCCTTGATGCCGTGTGGGCCGGTGATCAGATCGTGGTCGGGTCGGGGACGCCGATGCTGGACGCGATGATCGTGCTGACGACAGCAGCGGCGGTCACGGAGCGGCTGCGGGTGGGGTTCGGCGTGCTGATCCTGCCGCTGCGGCCGGTGGCGGCGGTGGCGAAGCAGGTCTCGGCGCTGCAACAGTTGTCGGGTAACCGGGTGCTGCTGGGCGTGGGCTCGGGCGGCACGCCGCACGGTGTGTCCTCCTGGCAGGCGGTGGGCGTGCCGCAGAACGACCGAGGGCGGCTGACCGACGCGGCGCTGGCGGTGCTGCCGGGGCTGGTCACGGGCAAGCCGACGAAACTGGCCCATCTGCCCGGAACCCCGACGATCACGCTGGCGCCGGGTTCGCCGATGCCGCCGGTGATCGTCGGCGGCGCGGGGCGGGTGGCGATCCGCCGCACGCTGGAGTTCGGCGACGCCTGGTTCCCGTCCATGGTGACGCCGACGTCGGTGGCCGCCGTGCGCCAGATTCTCCATGACGGTGCGGAACAGCGTGGCCGCACGCCGCCGGGCATCACGACCGGCGTGGTCGCGTCGCTCGGCGAGGGTGCGTCGAGCCGGCAGGCGCTGGTCTCCAGCCTGGCCAACGGCTTCAAGATGCCGTTGGAGCAGGCCGAGTCCATCCCGATCACCGGGGTCGGCCGCGAGGCCGCGGACCGGATGGCGACGCACTTCGCCGCCGGGGCCGAGGAACTGGTGGTGAGCTTCGCCGGCGGGGACTGGTTCAAGCAGGTGGAACTGCTGGCCCAGGCCCGTCAGTCGGTGTAG
- the dmpG gene encoding 4-hydroxy-2-oxovalerate aldolase, with protein sequence MDVRVTDTSLRDGSHAKRHQFTVDDVRNIVGALDNAGVPVIEVTHGDGLGGSSFTYGFSHTPEQELIKTAVATAKRARIAFLMLPGVGVKDDILVSADHGAQICRIATHCTEADISVQHFGLARERGLETVGFLMMAHSQPPEVLARQARIMADAGCQCVYVVDSAGALIMDQVGDRVSALVAELGTDAQVGFHGHENLGLAVANSVIAYRAGARQIDGSARRFGAGAGNTPVEAFVGVCDKLGIDTGIDFFKILDAAEDVVAPVMDQECLLDRMALLMGYAGVYSSFLRHAYRAAERYDVSGPEILVRAGQRRLVGGQEDQLIDIALELRGR encoded by the coding sequence ATGGACGTCCGTGTCACCGACACCTCGCTGCGCGACGGCTCACACGCCAAGCGGCATCAGTTCACTGTGGACGATGTGCGCAACATCGTTGGGGCGCTTGACAATGCCGGCGTGCCGGTCATCGAGGTGACCCATGGCGACGGGCTCGGCGGGTCGTCGTTCACCTACGGCTTCAGTCACACGCCCGAGCAGGAGCTCATCAAAACCGCTGTCGCCACAGCGAAACGGGCCCGCATCGCCTTCCTCATGCTGCCCGGCGTCGGCGTCAAGGACGACATTCTCGTCTCCGCCGACCACGGCGCCCAGATCTGCCGGATCGCCACCCACTGCACCGAGGCCGATATCTCCGTGCAGCACTTCGGTTTGGCGCGGGAGCGGGGCTTGGAGACCGTCGGTTTCCTGATGATGGCCCATTCCCAGCCGCCCGAGGTGTTGGCCCGGCAGGCCCGGATCATGGCCGATGCCGGCTGCCAGTGCGTCTACGTCGTCGACTCCGCCGGTGCCCTGATCATGGACCAGGTCGGTGACCGGGTCTCCGCCCTCGTCGCCGAGCTCGGCACCGACGCCCAGGTCGGCTTCCACGGCCACGAGAACCTCGGCCTCGCCGTCGCCAACTCCGTCATCGCCTATCGCGCCGGGGCCCGTCAGATCGACGGCAGCGCCCGCCGCTTCGGCGCCGGCGCCGGCAACACGCCGGTCGAGGCCTTCGTCGGCGTCTGCGACAAGCTCGGCATCGACACCGGCATCGACTTCTTCAAGATCCTCGACGCCGCCGAGGACGTCGTCGCGCCGGTCATGGACCAGGAGTGCCTGCTCGACCGGATGGCCCTGCTCATGGGCTACGCCGGCGTCTACTCCAGCTTCCTCCGCCACGCCTACCGCGCCGCCGAGCGCTACGACGTCTCCGGCCCCGAGATCCTCGTCCGCGCCGGCCAGCGCCGTCTGGTCGGCGGCCAGGAGGACCAGCTCATCGACATCGCCCTGGAGCTGCGGGGCCGCTGA
- a CDS encoding phosphotransferase produces the protein MRLLAHGRDADVFDLGDGRVLRRFRHDGDVAAEAAVMVRLRESGFPVPEVFEAAGADLIMERVPGPTLLAAIRNGDKGIAEAAAVMRDLHERLRKHHVLHLDLHPDNVLMGPDGPVLIDWTNAADGPPELDAAVSALILAQEALSGSGRAVLADELLKAFAPHLDVTTELDRAVQYRRANPTMSARELADLDRAADLVRAAR, from the coding sequence GTGCGACTGCTGGCCCATGGGCGGGATGCCGACGTGTTCGATCTGGGGGACGGCCGGGTGCTGCGGCGGTTTCGCCACGACGGCGACGTCGCGGCCGAGGCCGCGGTGATGGTCCGGCTGCGGGAAAGCGGATTCCCGGTGCCGGAGGTGTTCGAGGCCGCCGGCGCCGACCTGATCATGGAGCGGGTGCCGGGGCCGACCCTGCTGGCGGCGATTCGCAACGGGGACAAGGGCATCGCCGAAGCCGCGGCGGTCATGCGGGACCTGCATGAGCGCCTGCGGAAGCACCACGTCCTGCACCTGGATCTGCATCCGGACAACGTGCTGATGGGGCCGGACGGGCCGGTCCTGATCGACTGGACGAACGCCGCCGACGGGCCGCCGGAGCTGGACGCGGCGGTGTCGGCGCTGATCCTGGCGCAGGAGGCGCTCAGCGGGTCGGGGCGGGCGGTGCTGGCCGACGAGCTGCTCAAGGCATTTGCCCCGCACCTCGACGTGACTACTGAACTGGACCGTGCAGTTCAGTACCGCCGGGCCAACCCGACCATGTCGGCTCGGGAACTGGCCGATCTGGACCGGGCGGCGGATCTGGTCAGGGCAGCACGGTGA
- a CDS encoding ferredoxin--NADP reductase, whose amino-acid sequence MTEPVRVAEVIEETADAVSLVLDASFSYEPGQFLTFRLPNGLERCYSLSSSPYTGEKPTVTVKRMAGGACSSWICSDVVAGTVLETRPPAGVFTPASLDDDLLLFAGGSGITPVMSIVKSVLASGSGRVVLFYANRDPASVIFAGELRRLAAEHPSRLQVVHWLECLQGLPSRAQLAGWAAPFAGWSAFVCGPAPFMDAVVSVLPSARVERFDVVQEEVADTGESSTVDVLLDGVSKRLTWPSHKRLLDVLLDNGLDAPYSCRQGQCSACACRIVRGEVRLLHNEVLDADDLADGYALACQALPVTDEVEISYTD is encoded by the coding sequence ATGACTGAGCCGGTTCGCGTCGCCGAGGTGATCGAGGAGACGGCCGACGCCGTGTCGCTGGTGCTGGACGCCTCGTTCTCCTATGAGCCCGGGCAGTTCTTGACGTTCCGGCTGCCGAACGGGTTGGAGCGGTGCTACTCGCTGTCCAGTTCTCCCTACACCGGCGAGAAACCGACCGTCACCGTGAAGCGGATGGCCGGCGGCGCCTGCTCTTCGTGGATCTGCTCGGACGTGGTGGCCGGGACGGTGTTGGAGACCCGGCCGCCGGCCGGTGTCTTCACGCCGGCGTCGTTGGACGACGATCTGCTGCTTTTCGCCGGCGGCAGTGGGATAACGCCGGTGATGTCCATCGTCAAGTCGGTGTTGGCGTCGGGTTCGGGGCGAGTGGTTCTGTTCTACGCCAACCGTGATCCCGCCTCGGTGATCTTCGCCGGCGAGCTGCGGCGGCTGGCCGCCGAGCATCCGTCCCGGCTTCAGGTCGTGCACTGGCTGGAGTGCTTGCAGGGCCTGCCGTCCCGGGCTCAGCTGGCCGGCTGGGCCGCGCCTTTCGCCGGCTGGTCGGCCTTCGTGTGCGGTCCCGCGCCGTTCATGGACGCCGTGGTGTCGGTGCTGCCATCGGCCCGGGTCGAGCGCTTCGACGTCGTGCAGGAGGAGGTCGCCGACACCGGCGAGTCGTCCACTGTGGATGTGTTGCTGGACGGCGTAAGCAAAAGACTGACATGGCCGTCGCACAAGCGGCTGTTGGATGTGTTGCTGGACAACGGTTTGGACGCCCCGTACTCGTGCCGGCAGGGCCAGTGCAGCGCGTGCGCCTGCCGGATCGTGCGCGGCGAGGTCCGGTTGCTGCACAACGAGGTTCTCGACGCGGACGATCTGGCCGACGGCTATGCCCTGGCCTGCCAGGCGCTGCCCGTGACCGACGAGGTCGAGATCAGCTACACCGACTGA
- a CDS encoding FAD-binding protein, with the protein MLAGVVVVGFGAAGACAAIEAAEAGADVLVLDRFDGGGATALSGGVVYAGGGTAQQTEAGIADTADAMYDYLAHEVGDAVSDRTLRAFCDGSPAMLAWLEERGVPFASSVCPYKTSYPTDRHYLYYSGSETLYDNPAPRGHRTAGRGTSGKLLFQRLEQAAIDRGVRILRRTTAQRLITDPNGRVTGVVCRQLTGFPARLHRFLGRIAAKPGLYVPQLRRRLHRSIRRIESRHGVEITIDARDGVILCAGGFVANPVMMKEHAPTYRRGLPLGTLGDDGSGIRLGADLGAATAKLDHVSAWRFVTPPSALMKGKLINSDGVEICDLNRYGAAVGHAMITSHDGKGWLLVDGPTLDEARRQIPVQTTWFQRLQTRYLFGRARTTADTLDELSRRTGVTIKDFDGQPPFSLIDVSIKRSVGYPCPMLTLGGLVVDERTGEVLSVDGTAIAGLYAAGRNAVGICSNSYVSGLSLADCVYSGRRAGRHVAAVRRSGAQR; encoded by the coding sequence GTGCTCGCCGGGGTCGTGGTGGTCGGGTTCGGGGCGGCCGGCGCGTGCGCCGCGATCGAGGCCGCCGAAGCCGGGGCGGACGTGCTCGTGCTGGACCGGTTCGACGGCGGCGGGGCCACCGCGCTGTCCGGCGGCGTGGTCTACGCCGGCGGCGGCACGGCCCAGCAGACCGAGGCCGGCATCGCCGACACCGCCGACGCCATGTACGACTACCTCGCGCACGAGGTCGGCGACGCCGTCAGCGACCGGACCCTGCGCGCCTTCTGTGACGGCAGCCCGGCCATGCTGGCCTGGCTGGAGGAACGCGGCGTGCCGTTCGCGTCCAGCGTCTGCCCGTACAAGACGTCCTACCCGACCGACCGGCACTACCTCTACTACTCCGGCAGCGAGACGCTGTACGACAACCCGGCCCCGCGCGGGCATCGCACCGCCGGCCGCGGCACGTCGGGAAAGCTGCTGTTCCAACGATTGGAGCAGGCGGCGATCGACCGCGGTGTGCGGATCCTGCGGCGTACCACCGCGCAGCGGCTGATCACCGACCCGAACGGCCGCGTGACCGGGGTGGTGTGCCGGCAGCTGACCGGGTTTCCGGCGCGGCTGCACCGGTTCCTGGGACGTATCGCCGCCAAGCCCGGCCTGTACGTGCCACAGTTGCGGCGTCGGCTACACCGGTCCATCCGGCGTATCGAGAGCAGGCACGGCGTCGAGATCACCATCGACGCGCGGGACGGCGTGATCTTGTGCGCCGGCGGGTTCGTGGCGAATCCCGTGATGATGAAGGAACATGCGCCGACCTATCGGCGTGGACTCCCGCTCGGCACGCTGGGCGACGACGGCAGCGGCATCCGGCTCGGCGCCGATCTCGGTGCCGCCACGGCAAAGCTCGACCACGTGTCGGCGTGGCGGTTCGTCACGCCACCGAGCGCCCTGATGAAGGGCAAGCTGATCAACTCGGACGGCGTCGAGATCTGCGACCTCAACCGCTACGGGGCCGCCGTCGGGCACGCCATGATCACGTCGCATGACGGCAAAGGGTGGCTGCTGGTCGACGGGCCGACGCTGGACGAGGCCCGCCGGCAGATCCCGGTGCAGACCACGTGGTTCCAGCGGTTGCAGACCCGCTACCTGTTCGGCCGGGCCCGAACGACCGCCGACACGCTCGACGAGCTTTCCCGGCGAACCGGCGTCACGATCAAGGATTTCGACGGCCAGCCACCGTTCTCGCTCATCGACGTCTCGATCAAGCGCAGCGTCGGGTATCCCTGTCCGATGCTGACGCTCGGCGGGCTGGTCGTCGACGAGCGCACCGGCGAGGTGCTTTCCGTTGACGGCACGGCAATCGCCGGGCTGTACGCCGCCGGCCGCAACGCCGTCGGCATCTGCTCCAACTCGTACGTCAGCGGCCTGTCCCTGGCCGACTGCGTGTATTCGGGTCGACGGGCCGGCCGGCACGTCGCCGCGGTGAGGAGGTCCGGTGCTCAGCGCTGA
- a CDS encoding acetaldehyde dehydrogenase (acetylating) encodes MTATAAIVGSGNIGTDLMYKLLRSDLIDPLWMVGIDPLSEGLAQARKHGLQTSVEGVDWLLSQSELPDLVFEATSASVHRANAPRYEEAGIKAIDLTPAAIGPYVVPPVNLGEHLTAPNVNLITCGGQATIPIVKAVSRAVPVSYAEIVATVSSRSAGPGTRANIDEFTRTTSHGIEVIGGAAKGKAIIVLNPAEPPMVMRDTIFCAIPEDADTELVAVSIRDMVAEVAGYVPGYRLLDEPQFDPPSAATGGMARVCVFIEVAGAGDFLPSYSGNLDIMTAAATRVGEQLAKG; translated from the coding sequence ATGACCGCGACCGCCGCGATCGTCGGCTCCGGCAACATCGGCACCGACCTCATGTACAAGCTGCTCCGCTCCGACCTGATCGATCCACTGTGGATGGTCGGCATCGACCCGCTGAGCGAAGGCCTTGCCCAGGCGCGTAAGCACGGCTTGCAGACGTCGGTCGAGGGCGTGGACTGGCTGCTGAGCCAATCCGAATTGCCGGACCTGGTGTTCGAGGCGACGTCGGCGTCCGTGCACCGGGCCAACGCGCCGCGGTACGAGGAAGCCGGTATCAAGGCCATCGACCTGACCCCGGCGGCGATCGGGCCGTACGTGGTGCCGCCGGTCAACCTCGGCGAGCACCTGACCGCGCCGAACGTCAACCTGATCACCTGCGGCGGGCAGGCGACGATCCCCATCGTCAAGGCCGTGTCCCGCGCGGTTCCGGTCAGCTACGCCGAAATCGTCGCCACCGTGTCGTCACGGTCGGCCGGCCCGGGCACGCGGGCCAACATCGACGAGTTCACCCGTACGACCAGCCACGGCATCGAGGTGATCGGGGGAGCCGCCAAAGGCAAGGCGATCATCGTGCTGAATCCGGCCGAGCCGCCGATGGTCATGCGGGACACCATCTTCTGTGCCATTCCCGAGGACGCCGACACCGAGCTGGTTGCAGTGTCCATTCGGGACATGGTCGCCGAGGTCGCCGGCTACGTGCCCGGCTACCGGCTGCTCGACGAGCCCCAGTTCGACCCGCCGTCCGCCGCCACCGGCGGCATGGCCCGCGTCTGCGTGTTCATCGAGGTCGCGGGGGCCGGCGACTTTCTGCCTTCGTACTCGGGGAATCTCGACATCATGACCGCCGCCGCGACGCGCGTCGGCGAACAGCTGGCGAAGGGCTGA